Part of the Anopheles gambiae chromosome 3, idAnoGambNW_F1_1, whole genome shotgun sequence genome is shown below.
CAGCATGCACTCGCACCGCTTGCGCAGCAGAATGTCCTCCTGGATGATCGTGCTGACCTCGTACAGGTTGGGACCGATCTTGCGCTCGCCGACCGATTTGTAGAAGGTGCGGTGCCGTGGAAAGGGCAGCTTTATCCCGGCATAGATCATACTGGCGTCCACTCCGACACTTTCCTCCAGCTGCCTATCCGCGAACAGGACAAACAGCGCCACTCCCACCAGGACACACAGTCCTCGCACGCAAGCCATGGGGGAAAATCGGGAAATCtcttttttggggggagagacacgcacacgcaccgcGCCGGTACTGTTTTGTTgtacgcgcgcacacaaactGACGACGGGCGTGAATTCGCGCATCCAGCGGTCTATGAAGCGGTGTAGCGttagacgacgacgatgacgacgatggggttgtttttttttcggcggggtgatatgtgtgtgtgcgcgcagtTTGCCGAAAACGCCAACGCCAGTGTTGCTCGAATTCCGCGGCCCTCGCGCACGTTCGTGTGGTGGTGCGATCGGTGTTGTATTGCCGCTTCAAGCAGGGTGGGTGGGTGCTGcgtttgaatgtgtgtattgtgtttgAATGTAGTGGATGGGGGGCTGTGTACGGCAAGCTAGAAGTTAGACTTTAATGCACAACACGAGCACTGACGTTACTTGCTAACAGAATCCTATCTTTGCGGAATGTGTGCCCCGAAGCAACTTCTTCACCAACAATGAAATGTGATTTCAACCTCACACCGTCATCTTTGCGTGCTGCGAAACTGAGCCAATGTGTGTAGCCGTTACTGCGCCTAGACAAGGCCGCGCACGCCCAACACCAAGACGCTCTATCTCTCCCCCACTCTCCTGGAACGGTAGGCGTTGATCGCGCAAAcacaccgtgtgtgtgttggtgccgTTGACGGAATGCTTGATCAGCGAATTTTATGCCGGGCCCCTGTGTGTAGCGGACAGCGGAGACGGGTGTTTATTTTACTGCTGGTGTGAAGTATACAgtgttggtggtgatgatgatgatggcgtgATAGGCCCCGGCTCGGGTCGCGCTTGGAACGGGAGAAAGATGAGCGATGAAACTGCAAACTGCCAAATTTAACGTCTTCAACACGGGAGGGGAGGCCGCGATAGACAGTATTTTGCCAACGGCAGTGGATGATGGACGAATCACTAACCTTgagctgtgtgtttgtctcgTCCCGGCTTTCCAAACAGGTGAAAACATTGTAACGAAGGTGGCAGTGCTGAGCTTTTCGCGCTACTGCCGCTACCGGTCGATGCTGAAGCGGCTCGAGGGCGTGCAGGACGCGTGGCTGCGCAGCACGCTGGTGGCCAATCTGAGCGGGTTCGTGGCGCCCGTCCCGAACATGCGCATCATGTTCTGCAAGGAAACGTTCGACTATCCCGAGCTGGAGACGCACGAGCTGCTGTGCAATCATCTCGCGCCCAAGCTGAAGGGCCGGCCGCGCGGCAAGCGGAAGAAGACGCTGTCCGACTCGTCGCAGTACACGAAGAAGGAGGGCTGCTCGGACGAGAGCGAATCGAACGAGTCGGACATTTCCGATTACTCCTACAGCAAGGTAATGGAGGTGGCGGTCAAAAGACCCCAACAAgatcttattttatttaaaatgtttaaaacttatttttcttttaggtATCTCCTGGCAAGAAGGTGATCGATCTCCACCCAACGCCACGGTACAATCCGCGCCCGTCGCGTGGCTCCTCCCAAACGAAGCAGGAACCGATCAGTGTCGTCATTTCCGCCTCGGCCGGCACGGTCAAGCCGAGCGCGGGCAGCAACCATCTGTCCCAGCGCAATCGCTCCAAATCCACCTCCAAGGCGCCAAAACCGTCGTCCAAAAAGTCGTCGAAATCGAAACCGGGCCGCAAGCCGGgccgtggcagcagcagcaacaacaacaacaacaacaggggCGGCAAGAAGtcgtcctcctcttcctctaacTCGTCGCTGGCGGCTGCGGGCGGTGCCGGCGAGtcggaggaggacgaggaggagccGGACGAGGATGGGGAGGAGGACGGTGGTGGGTCGTCGTCGACGCGCGGCGCCTCGAAGGATCGCGACCGCGAGGAGGACgcggacgaggacgaggaggagatGGACtacgaggaggacgaggaggaggaggacgataATCTGTTCCGGGTGAACGATCGGATGGGCTCGGCCGAGCGGGAGTTCCTGCAGCGGTTGCAGGAGTTCCTCGATCCACGGGCGCTCCAGTACGCGGACAGTCAGGCTGCAACGCTGAAAAATGGTACGGAAAAGCGTGACCCGTTTCTTTTCTGGTAGTAattgcaattgttttttttttgtttttcccccgtttCCAGTGAGCTTGTACGCGGTGTACGTGAAGGTGCAAAAGATCGGTGGCTACAGTGCGGTCACCGACAAGGAGGTGTGGAACCAGCTGCTGCAAGGCACGGGCGCGGAGAATGGCGTGCTGAGCCGGAGAAAGTATGAGAAGATTGTGCTGCCGTTCGAGAAACATCTGCGCGAGCTGGCCGGCGATCAAGAGTCGGACGTGAAGCGCGACAcggccctgctgctgcttggggACGACGAGCTGGACGCCAAGCTGCGGCTGTTGCGCGATGTGAAGGTGGAAAAGCGTGATCCGGACAGCAAACCGCACGAGCTGGCCGAGAGCAACGGGTCCGCTGGGCTGGACTATACGGTGAAGCGGGAGCTGGTGGAAAAGGAGGATAGCACgtacggtggcggcggcaagTGTGCCGTGAAGGAGGATAGCAATGGAGCGGGCGGTGGTAGTCCGAACGGCGGCGTGCATCTCGGCATGTCGCCGGTGTCTGTGCCGCTGACCGTTATCGTACGGCCGAATTTGGACGAGAAGGATCAAAAGTCGTCCCAGATACAGATCAAGCAGCCGCACACGACGATCACGGTGCACCAGACCACGATCCATCCGCACAGCGCCAATCACCATCACGCCGGCCAGCCGAACAGCAACCACCATCAGCCGATCAGTGGCCAAAGCCCGCAGCACATCACGAACCAGATCCAGATCACGAATCAGATCCAGATCCAGCAGATCACGGTACAGTCGAACGATAAGAATGGACCGGGAGGCGTTGGTGGCGCTGGTGGCGGTGGGGTAGGATCGGGCGctggcagtccgaacgaatcggCGGGCCAGTTCAAGTACAGCTTCAAGCAGGACAAATCCGGCCAGGAGCTCAACATTGAGCCGGCCGCAACGACGCCCAAGTCCGCGTCGGCGACGATCGCTTCCGGTGCAGGGTCGCCGTCGGAGGGGGCCTCCTCGCTGAGCCTGTTCCCGCTGAACCGGCAGGGCACGGATCCGGACCTCACGATCAAGGAAGTGTCGGTGTGCCCGACCAGCGGTACGCTCTCGATCACGtccagtgcgtgtgtgccgACGACGCCGTCCAAGACGAGCTCGCTGCGCCACGTGCGCATGAAGAACGATCGCAAGGGCGCCGGGGGGATAATGATGGAGGCGGGCGGCTTCATGGGTGCTAGTCAGAAGGAGAACATTCCCCTGCTGGGTGGAGGCGTTGGCTCGGCAAGCTTGTTCGGCGGTCAGAGTCTAACAACGATCACACCGATCCCGGCGAACATGATGATGGCGGGCGCATTCCTTGGCCACGGTGGCCCTGTGCCGGTTGGAGCGGGTGGATCCATTTCCACGGGACGGTCGGCGCTGGATCAAGATCACAGCGGCAAGCAGCAACCGATGACTGCACCGGTCGCCACGGAAGTCATCGATCTCGTCGACAGTGACAACGAGAACGACAGCTCACCACCGGCCGGCGCGTCGTCCGCGAATCGGAAGCAGGCGGGACAGGCGATGCGGCCCATCCCCTCGCTGCTGCCACCGATGAAGAAGCGCAAGCTGGACATCCTGCGCGAGGGCGGCCTCGAGGTGACGCCGATCTCGAACGGTGCCAGCATTTTCTCCAGCCTCGGCAAGAGCCCCGGTCCGCCGAACCCGATGCGCATCAACATAACGGCGGAGCTGAACACGACGCCCCAGCGGCCCGAGCCGCCGAAGCGCAGCGACCACGCGCCCCGCAAATGCATTCCCACGCCGCTCGAGTTCCAGACGCACTGCATGTACACACGCACGGGCAAGATATTCGGCGACCCGAAGGAGCTGGTGCCTCCCCGGGTGCCTGCCCCCGCGCCGGATCTGCTCGATCTGACTGGCCCGCGACCGGTCGGGCTGATGATGGGCGCGATGGACAGTGCGGCAAACCTTTCCAACAAAGGACAGCAGCCGCCGATGCCCGTGATGGATTTCTCCAGCAACGCGCGGCACACCAATCGTACGGGGCCAGCGTCCCGGACGGCGCCCAGCCTGCAGATAACGCTCGTGCCCGGGCCGACAAACAGCCACGGCTCGGGCGGCGGTATCGGTGGCGTTGCTCCCGGCATGGGTGGTGGACTGCCACCGATGATGACGCCGTTGAATATTCCAGTTCCAGTGCCAAGTCAGcaggcggccgccgccgcagcagcagcagcagcagtgaccTCATCCACCAGTGCGATGGGACACAAGCCGAAATCGAAAGCGTACGAAATAGTGCCATTAAGAGACGGTGGTGTTGGCGGTGCGGCGGCACCGATGAAAGAACCGAGCCCGAAGGTCACGATCGGTCCCTCTTCCgcgtcctcctcgtcgtccggTTCGACCAACGGTACCATCAttccgccaccgccaccaccgaccGGACAGCTCGCCGGACTGATGGGACCGGGCACGTCGCCGAACAATCTGCTCGAAACGCTCGCCAACCTGCAGAAGGTGAACCCGGACCTGATGGCCAGAATACTGTCCTCGTCCGGCATCTCCAAATCCTCCATTCCCGGGCTGACGCAGCTGCTAGGCACGCTGGCCGACCAGTCGCCGCTCGCTCCACCGGCGGCCAAGAAGACGCAGCGGCGCAGATCCAACTCACAGGCTGCTGCggcggccgctgccgctgctgcggctgccTCGTCCAGCCCCATACCTACCGCCCCTTCGCCCGGCCTACCGCCCGGAAGCATACCGCCTCCGGCCGGTGCCAGCAGCAGTATTCCGTCGCCGAACGCCACCACCTCCATGCCACCGTTCCCGATGCCGCCGGGCAGCTTGGGCCTGGTGCCGCCCTCGATGCTGCACTCGTCGAACTCGCCGTCCCCGCAGCATCATCCCCCGCAGGCGGACTCGCCCACGTCCGCCAACCATCCGCTTAGCCAGCAGAtcaagctgctgcagcaggtgcagctacagcagcagcaaaaattcCTCCAACAGAAAGCCTCCGAGGAGCAGCAAAAGCTGCACATGTTGGCCCAGTTCTCtcagaaacagcagcagcaccagcaaccgcagtCCTCTCCCAGTCAGGGATCGCCAGTGTCGCCGGTGTCCACGGTCGGGGCCGGTTCGCCATTGCCCGGCACGCCACCGCTCGCGATGCCACCGTCGCCCGTGTCGGTGCCACGCATTCCCGTTGTGCCACCGCCGTCGGCAGctgcggcggccgccgccgtaCTGTCGGGGCTACCGCCCGGGGCCGGCGCACCCTTCCCGCCACCGTTCGATCCGATCTACCTGCAGCTGTACGCGAACCCGGGCCTCTACCTGCAGAGCCTGCCGCcggagcagctgctgcagctgtacAAAAACCTTCCGCAGGGCATTCCAATCACCAAGAGCTAGTCGGTCGGGGCGTCGACCGAGTCGTGCGGCATAGAGCGGGTCGCGCCGGCTCAACCCCGGTGAACAGTAGTGGAAGAGAAGGAAGAGTAAAGAAACATCCCGTTTTGCCCATTTTGTGTTCCTTAGAAGATTGAGCATGCGGAAGCGGAGGAAGTAGTAGCACGCTTCCGCAGTGATGATTGttttcgtatgtgtgtgtgtgtgtgtgcgtgtgcgcgaagtgtgtgtctgtgtgtatgtgtgtccctCTGCCGCGGCTAGATGtatccccccccctccccacgcAATGATTGtttattcttttgtttttaagttTTCACTATGCCTCTTGAAGGATATAGACCACGTGGTTTcgtttgaattatttgttatttaggTAAAATTAGTAAGAAAATGGTTAATTTTTGAAATCACGCTATGATCACGATAATGAAGAACGAGAAATTCCCGTTCCACCAAGTGCAGGAGAAAGAACGGGGGAGTTGCATTCTCTTTTGTACACACTGTAACAAATCAAAGCTAGTAGGAGTAATAACACCGCATAACACTGAGAGCGCGTACTGTAGCGAAATATTCATAATTACTGAGCAAATTGAAAGTGGTCaagtgaaaaaacaaaactagagAAAGGGAATTTCGTTTGCTTGCTACTACTAGTGGAGGCGTGCGCTAATTAAGTAGAATTAAATGGAAATATGTACACGATGATGGTACCCGAAGCCGGCAACCGCGAGTGGCTGTACATGTAAGCAAATGCAGCCAAGTGTGTTTGGGTGCAAAACACTAAGAAAACATGATACGaaatgaagaaacaaaaaacgaaacgatttAAATTGTATATGAACCAACCGGAGTACGAAGGCGGCACGAATACGATTGAGAAATGATGAAGCACGTGTTTGCAGCTTTTCCGCATCCGTTTGTCATATTGTACGAGTGGATGAAGCGAGTGAGGAGGATGCGATGATAGTAGGACGCAAAACAACAGGCCATACATACATACTATGCGAATAATAGTACTCTTTCTCTTCAACCGCTGCCCCTATTTCCATGTCCATACATTACGCCACAACACAAATACAAACGCCACAACAGTAGTAGTAAAGCCTGTAGAGCGGGCGTTTGTGGAATAATTGAAATACTACGCAAGAAGCTATTTTCTTCAActctttggtgtgtgtgtgtatagaaAGCAAGACAAAAAGCATCCTTTAAACGCGATGGTCACAGGAaaacatgcgtgtgtgtgtgcgtgtgtttgtggtggtacAATAAACCGAATGCGAACTAGAAGATATTtgttaaaaacacacacgcaaaacgaTCGTACGATATACCACAGTAAAAAGCAGCAAATGATATCCTGCGCAAGGTGAGAAACGTGTGCAGCGAGAAAAGgggcaaataataaaaaaaaaaacccgtaatAAGCAAACACATAACAAAGGTGAGAGTGTTAATTAATGAatgttgtttcttgttttgttggtaAAATGTTGAGAAAAcggtttaattagtttttccCAGCACCTGCTCACTTTTATAAAGCGGTCAGATAACGGGGCCCGAGTTCTTTGAAGTGTTTCAGCTCAAAATGTGTTCAACGTTGACCGCGGTTGCACTAGCTTTAGTTGGGGAAATTGTGCTGGTGAAGGCTATATGTACACGAGTGCTTCCCGCTTCTTTCTCAGCTTCTACTAACCGGAACTTTTCCTTTGCAGACATCAAACCGGACGTAGCCAACGGTGGCGATGCAGCGGAAAACAGTTTTCCCTACATGGTGCAGATTCAACAGTTTATGGTCGTTAGCTACGTGCATCACTGTGGCGGTACGCTGGTAACGTCCCGCTGCATCCTTACCGCGGCACACTGTGCGGTGGAGTCGCTGAAGCTACGCGCGATCGCCGGTACGGTGTGGCGCGATTCCGAAACCCTCGGCCAGCGAAGACCGATCGTGCGGCTGCTGGCGCACGAAAGCTACGTCCAGGACGGTACAACGCAACCGTACGATATCGCGCTGGCGCTGGTGGAGGAACCGTTCGTTGTGGATGGTCGGGCAATAGCGGTCATTGCACTGATGCCGGACTATTACGACCCGCCCGGGGTGATGGATGTGCTCGGGTTCGGCAAGATCGACCATGATGACACGCTGCCCGATCGGTTGCGGGTGGTCGAGTGCAGGCTGCATGACGTCGAGGACTGCCAGAAGCATCCGTCCGAAGGGACGCTGTGCGTGGGGAATCCGGGTGCGACCGCCTGTCAGGGTGATTCCGGTGGGCCCGTCGTCGGACGGATCGATGGGTCGGATTGGTTGGTCGGCGTAGTATCGTTCGGTATGAAATCGTGCGGCACCGGACCGATCATCTGTACCGATGTGCACTTGTACAGGGAGTGGATCGGGCAGAGAGTGTTTGATTTAAGCGTGTGGAGCGAGGAGAACGAAGCCGACACAATGATTGATGTGTATGTTCAGCATTACTTATAAATACATTTATTGGTACAATCTGCTggcggcggcggttcgcctgctcAGTGGAGCGACAACTACACCACGGCTGTGCGTGTAATTGTTAATTGTACAACAAGCAATTcgacagcagcaccacaaaacacaacacgaaTCGATTTAAATTGCCGACGATTCGGCACAATACAAACGGGCCTACCAAAGGACACCGGGACACCATTTTCAGCGGAATGTCCTTTTTACACACGCCGTGGAAGAGGACATCACCCGGTAACGTAATTAACCGCATCGTAAATGCCTCACCGAGCAGCTGCGtgatataaattaaataaaggaGCAAAGGTGGGTCATATGACCCCCTCTCCTCCCCCGCTTCCAACCACAGGACAGCTGAAAGTTCAAACAGATATTTGATCGGGTCGGTCgaaccactgctgctgctctttttCAATTACACACCTAACCTAACCTAGAATCTAAATAGTTGCACGTTGCAATGTGCCAATGTCCCCGTATGTGCGATTTATGTTTGAGGTTGATTACCGCGCTGCGGTATAAAATATTGACCGAACGGCAACAGCACCACCTCGACAAAGAgggcgcgcgtgtttgtgtgtgggaaaattaatgttttacCACCATGTAGGAAATTAACAACGAAAAAATTgtcaaaaatacacaaaaaagagagtTTCCGTCAGTGGGAGGGAGCCCCACAGAGAGCGCACTTCGGTAACCACCGCAGTCGGGGTGCATATTTATCAACATTATTGTAGGCACTGttttttcccgttttcccttttcccatggtgtttttgtgttgctcttCCTTTATTCCGCTTCAGATGAATGAATATCGCGGTGGGCTTTTGGTGGATCGTTGCATCGTCCCGTCCGGATCGGTTTTGATGGTGCCCACCGTCCCCATGCCGGCCATCTGCTCACCCAGCTTGCTGTTGGATGCTGCAGTCGTCTGTGGAGGGAGGCAAAAACCCCGATACCGGTGTCCACGTTAATTAGGTTAATTATTTGGAATACAATTTATCACCCCCATTCGTTCAACGGCGCACGTtggccacacaaaaaaccccccaacacacacacatacatacctGCCCGTAGAGTGCGATTGGGGTGCTTGTGGTGATGATGCCCGTCCCCATGCCATTATCCTTCGGCGTGTCGGGGACAACAGCGGCCGTGACGGCGGTGGTCGGTGTTGTTGCGCCGTTGCCCGCACCGGAAGAGTGATGGACGCGTGTCAGCGTAAACTTTTGCTGCTCGTACGTGCGCCGCATCGCGAGTGCCCGATTGCGCTGCCAGCGGAGGTAGACGAAGGTGGCCAGCCCGATGGCGAGCAGCGTCACGAGCAGGATCAGCAGGATcaggttgttgttggtggtgagCAGAAAGACGGGCAGGCagccggccagcagcagcaggatgatGGCGAGCGCGAAGAAGATGCCCGCCTTGTAGCAGCCGTAGTGTTTCTCTGCCGGGTGGAACGAAATTAGGTcactcggtgtgtgtgttgggaaatatgggaaaaagggaagcatAACCATTTAGCGCCACAGCAAATAACCGTTGCGCGTAACGACTTTATTACTTTGTGCAAGTTTCTGACTGACAGTTGTCACGCATCACGGGTCGATAAAGCACGGGGACGGGGAGTCGTACGTGAGTAAATGTGCAAACCAGAGGAGGAAGTGCCTATTCTCATAATCGAATTAATATGACTCGTTATACTTCAACCATTCTTTATTAAACTTAACATTCCTGAAACACATCTTATCTTATTTACATTGCCGATCACACTGCCGGATAATCGTAGTCCTGGTTTTCCGAACGTTCCAAAATGTCCAGCTGCGCCTGTACGTAATCGAGCGTCTCCAGCAGCTCGAACCGGCCCTCGTACAGCTGCTTCTCCGTCAGCAGCGTTCGCACTGCCTCTATGAAGTATCGCTGATCAAGGCCAACCGAGACATTGTAGCGCTGCTTGACGACGTCGATCATACGCGATCGGTCGGATGCATCAAACTCAGCCGCGATCCCTGCAACGCCCGACAGCTCTTCGATGATCTCGAGGAACTTGTCCAGCTCGCTGGCGATGAGGTTGGCGATGGCATCGGAAATCTGGAgcggtgctgcagcagctACTGTACCGTTGTCGATGAGATCTTCCGCTGAGGAAAGTGAAATACTGCTACCCATAGCTTCATTGTCGGTTGTAGTAGCTTCTTGAAATCCTTTCTCAGTGGTTGAATATTCTTCTGTAGAAGTTTCACCTTCTTCTATGTAATCTGATCCATCGAGGAGCTCATTTCTTTCTTGAGTTTCTTGATATATTTCATCGTAATCTTGGGTGGCAAACTCAAACTCTTCAAGAATTGTGTCTACATCACTGTCTTCTGTCGAATATTCAAACACCACTTCTTGTTCTTCCACACCTTCAATTGCATTCGGATCCTCAATCGAGTTGTAATCTTCACCTACCAACTCATACACATCAAGACTTCTTGCTATAGCTCCATCGTCTGGGAAATATTCCACCACCTCTTTAGCTGTTTCGATCGCATTCTTCTCCACTTCCTTCATGTCTTTTTCGAGCTCGTTTATGAGATCGTTATTAGCATCCCCTGGCAACGATGGTTTCAGGTTCCAAAACCGCCGTAACGTACGCACTAGCACCGGTGCAAGCAACCGATAATCGTTCGCCAGCTGTACCTGCATTGGGCTGGCAACAGTCCCATCCGTACCGATGCTGTAGATCTCCTCAAAGCCTTTCTCTCGGCGAAGTTTACGCTCCAACTTGTCGAGCAGTTCCGTGTTGGTAACGCGCTCAATGACACGCTTAAATGCGGGACTTCCGAAAGCCCACGGGCGTCGAAAAGCACGAAGAACCTTGCCGATATAATAAAGCTCAAGAAGCACTTTCCGTTCTTCACGTTTGACTGTGAACGTTCTTGCTGCATCGTCATCCTCGGCTCCGTACCAATCACTTTGAAGATCACTTTCACTTGTATCAATCGCTTGGATGAGCACTTCTCGTTTGCGGCGCGAAATAACGTATCCTTCAGCGAGACAATGCACCAACACAAGCCAGGACAACAGGAAGAGGTTCGATCTTTTCATTGTGATGTTCAAAGGGGAACTGATGTTCAGAGAGCTCATAATGTGTTTATGACATTTCTAACCACAAGTCGAAGAGCGACAGGTAACCGAGTTTAGGTAGCCATAACATGAGAACGCCTTGACGATTGGTTACCTCCATTTACCCATGAATACCTGAAAGTATTCCCATTACCTAGAGAGTCGTTACAAGAAAAAATCATACCCTGAAGTTTGAAacgtttttcctttctttattAAAGTATATTCCTATATGTACATCTTTCTAACAGCGACAAAGCAAACTCACGTTGCAAATGCCTTTCCCACCAACGTTCCTACCCACTTCCAAAAGTTTCGCTTGACATTTGGGAATGGCTCCAACGGTACGCGTCCTACCGTATCCTCTACAGCTTTAGGAATCTGCTTTGCTTTCACTTTTTAAATCTTCCTCAACTTCAGCACCCTGTGTCACGCTATCTTCGCTATCTGCGTCCACGTTCTCGATCCTCGGCGTATCCTCCACGGCAGTGCCATTCACTTCAGAATTGCCATCATCGCTATCTGCGTCCACGTTCTCGATCCTCGGCGTATCCTCCGCGGTAGCATCATTCACTTCAGAATTGCTATCCTCGCTATCAGCATCCACGTTCTCGATCCTCGGCGTATCCTCCACGGCAGTGCCATTCACTTCAGAATTGCCATCATCGCTATCTGCGTCCACGTTCTCGATCCTTGGTGTATCCTCCGCGGCAGCATCATTCACTTCAGAATTGCTATCCTCGCTATTCGCGTCCACGTTCTCGATCCTCAGCGTATTCGTCGCGGTGCCACCATTCACTCCATAATGGC
Proteins encoded:
- the LOC3291551 gene encoding uncharacterized protein LOC3291551, with product MREFTPVVSLCARVQQNSTGAVRVRVSPPKKEISRFSPMACVRGLCVLVGVALFVLFADRQLEESVGVDASMIYAGIKLPFPRHRTFYKSVGERKIGPNLYEVSTIIQEDILLRKRCECMLRYRCRVPRNIFYLSNRDCHHREKVCCELLENAYESTNDTAAAIEHHHFGSDNEI
- the LOC1280382 gene encoding trypsin, translated to MCSTLTAVALALVGEIVLVKAIYIKPDVANGGDAAENSFPYMVQIQQFMVVSYVHHCGGTLVTSRCILTAAHCAVESLKLRAIAGTVWRDSETLGQRRPIVRLLAHESYVQDGTTQPYDIALALVEEPFVVDGRAIAVIALMPDYYDPPGVMDVLGFGKIDHDDTLPDRLRVVECRLHDVEDCQKHPSEGTLCVGNPGATACQGDSGGPVVGRIDGSDWLVGVVSFGMKSCGTGPIICTDVHLYREWIGQRVFDLSVWSEENEADTMIDVYVQHYL
- the LOC5667807 gene encoding uncharacterized protein LOC5667807 produces the protein MEIKVVGGPCGYHGSYTFFKGVKISFGHKGAHDSGASSVASQPASSAPGSGGPLHSTANAAITPAATSSTGNSSSTSNGHDRRRPSVDIPSEGIADSPGSVSTPPPATSRSPGKGGEPAGEEQDERMKDRSSNNGGHNTAQCNQTNANSSAAPMNGGSSTSSSSGSGNSGSNSTSNSNSDSNGNSGSSSANGGSSSGKSQNGNQPKPKQTQRKCVSENGNSGAGTGASGVGGSSTAGSNGTSTRAGINNNLSRLASLDRDHHYRPLVLALGDCIPVRPWSDSPIACLAELRMVWRDRNEQCLLIALRLYFLPENTPSGRNCHGEDEVLAISDKVILRAEDLLNWIDTEQEWSWGLLTLYDEQSAKDCLGMTRHLSKNSSLDFGDVDKEKHSGENIVTKVAVLSFSRYCRYRSMLKRLEGVQDAWLRSTLVANLSGFVAPVPNMRIMFCKETFDYPELETHELLCNHLAPKLKGRPRGKRKKTLSDSSQYTKKEGCSDESESNESDISDYSYSKVSPGKKVIDLHPTPRYNPRPSRGSSQTKQEPISVVISASAGTVKPSAGSNHLSQRNRSKSTSKAPKPSSKKSSKSKPGRKPGRGSSSNNNNNNRGGKKSSSSSSNSSLAAAGGAGESEEDEEEPDEDGEEDGGGSSSTRGASKDRDREEDADEDEEEMDYEEDEEEEDDNLFRVNDRMGSAEREFLQRLQEFLDPRALQYADSQAATLKNVSLYAVYVKVQKIGGYSAVTDKEVWNQLLQGTGAENGVLSRRKYEKIVLPFEKHLRELAGDQESDVKRDTALLLLGDDELDAKLRLLRDVKVEKRDPDSKPHELAESNGSAGLDYTVKRELVEKEDSTYGGGGKCAVKEDSNGAGGGSPNGGVHLGMSPVSVPLTVIVRPNLDEKDQKSSQIQIKQPHTTITVHQTTIHPHSANHHHAGQPNSNHHQPISGQSPQHITNQIQITNQIQIQQITVQSNDKNGPGGVGGAGGGGVGSGAGSPNESAGQFKYSFKQDKSGQELNIEPAATTPKSASATIASGAGSPSEGASSLSLFPLNRQGTDPDLTIKEVSVCPTSGTLSITSSACVPTTPSKTSSLRHVRMKNDRKGAGGIMMEAGGFMGASQKENIPLLGGGVGSASLFGGQSLTTITPIPANMMMAGAFLGHGGPVPVGAGGSISTGRSALDQDHSGKQQPMTAPVATEVIDLVDSDNENDSSPPAGASSANRKQAGQAMRPIPSLLPPMKKRKLDILREGGLEVTPISNGASIFSSLGKSPGPPNPMRINITAELNTTPQRPEPPKRSDHAPRKCIPTPLEFQTHCMYTRTGKIFGDPKELVPPRVPAPAPDLLDLTGPRPVGLMMGAMDSAANLSNKGQQPPMPVMDFSSNARHTNRTGPASRTAPSLQITLVPGPTNSHGSGGGIGGVAPGMGGGLPPMMTPLNIPVPVPSQQAAAAAAAAAAVTSSTSAMGHKPKSKAYEIVPLRDGGVGGAAAPMKEPSPKVTIGPSSASSSSSGSTNGTIIPPPPPPTGQLAGLMGPGTSPNNLLETLANLQKVNPDLMARILSSSGISKSSIPGLTQLLGTLADQSPLAPPAAKKTQRRRSNSQAAAAAAAAAAAASSSPIPTAPSPGLPPGSIPPPAGASSSIPSPNATTSMPPFPMPPGSLGLVPPSMLHSSNSPSPQHHPPQADSPTSANHPLSQQIKLLQQVQLQQQQKFLQQKASEEQQKLHMLAQFSQKQQQHQQPQSSPSQGSPVSPVSTVGAGSPLPGTPPLAMPPSPVSVPRIPVVPPPSAAAAAAAVLSGLPPGAGAPFPPPFDPIYLQLYANPGLYLQSLPPEQLLQLYKNLPQGIPITKS